From a region of the Methanobacterium sp. genome:
- a CDS encoding methyltransferase domain-containing protein, protein MTGKHFHHGKSSKDILDSKKVLNAIGLKKGDIFLDAGSGDGYMSLAASKIVGEKGKVYAVDVWEESMNILKKEIQNSEISNIEPIIADISKKIPIKDETVDICYMANVLHGFVENDNLDKVMSEIRRILRPEGIFAVVEFKKIENTPGPPMKIKINPKNVREIIEKYHLTFKNVEEVGKHHYVVITVK, encoded by the coding sequence ATGACAGGAAAACATTTTCATCATGGCAAATCTAGTAAAGATATTTTAGATTCAAAAAAGGTTTTAAATGCAATTGGACTTAAAAAAGGAGATATATTTTTAGACGCAGGTTCTGGAGACGGCTACATGTCCCTTGCCGCATCAAAAATTGTTGGAGAAAAAGGGAAAGTATACGCAGTGGATGTTTGGGAAGAATCCATGAATATTTTAAAAAAAGAAATTCAAAACAGCGAAATCAGCAATATAGAGCCCATTATTGCAGATATAAGCAAAAAAATCCCCATAAAAGATGAAACAGTAGATATATGCTACATGGCCAATGTTTTACACGGCTTCGTAGAAAATGATAACTTAGATAAGGTAATGAGTGAAATTAGGAGAATATTAAGACCAGAAGGTATTTTTGCAGTTGTTGAATTTAAAAAGATTGAAAATACACCAGGTCCTCCAATGAAAATTAAAATAAATCCAAAAAATGTTAGAGAAATAATTGAAAAGTATCATTTGACTTTTAAAAATGTGGAAGAAGTAGGAAAACATCATTATGTAGTCATTACAGTTAAATAA
- a CDS encoding DNA adenine methylase has translation MDKNSKVEPVTAKPFIKWAGGKTQLLNELEKRFPPKIIRTKRIKRYIEPFVGGGALFFHLKRDYNIEESYLFDINKELVIAYKTLQINHKGLMDKLSEIEDKHLQKSEDKRKEYYYKIRNEYNRQMDGFDYVNYSDEWVKRTSFLIFLNKTCFNGLFRQNQKGEFNVPFGRYKNPKIHSKKNIIGIYEALQDTEVFCGDFTEACNYIEKESFIYLDPPYRPLNKTSNFTSYAKNGFNDEDQTRLAQFFKITDEQGAYLMLSNSDPKNQDIHDEFFDNLYNNYNIERITAKRNINCDASKRGEIKELIITNYLQF, from the coding sequence ATGGATAAAAATTCTAAAGTAGAGCCTGTTACTGCCAAACCATTTATAAAATGGGCTGGCGGGAAAACACAACTACTAAATGAACTGGAAAAACGGTTCCCTCCAAAAATAATTAGAACTAAAAGAATTAAAAGGTATATTGAGCCATTTGTTGGTGGCGGAGCGTTATTTTTCCATTTAAAAAGAGATTATAACATTGAAGAATCTTATCTCTTTGACATTAATAAAGAACTTGTAATTGCCTATAAAACCCTGCAAATAAATCATAAAGGGTTAATGGATAAATTAAGTGAAATAGAGGATAAACACCTTCAAAAATCAGAGGATAAACGAAAAGAATACTACTACAAAATTAGAAACGAATATAACCGACAGATGGATGGTTTTGATTATGTCAATTATAGTGATGAATGGGTTAAAAGAACCAGCTTTCTAATTTTTTTAAATAAAACATGTTTTAATGGTCTTTTCCGTCAAAATCAAAAAGGAGAATTCAATGTACCATTTGGACGTTATAAAAATCCTAAAATTCACAGTAAAAAGAATATTATAGGAATATATGAAGCATTGCAAGATACAGAAGTTTTTTGTGGAGATTTTACTGAAGCCTGCAACTATATAGAAAAAGAAAGCTTTATTTATCTTGATCCTCCATATCGGCCATTAAACAAAACATCTAATTTTACAAGCTATGCAAAAAATGGATTTAATGATGAAGATCAAACAAGATTAGCTCAATTTTTCAAAATAACTGATGAACAAGGCGCATATTTGATGCTTAGTAATTCTGATCCTAAAAATCAAGATATTCATGATGAATTCTTTGATAATCTCTATAACAATTATAATATAGAGAGGATCACTGCAAAACGGAATATTAATTGTGATGCTTCAAAAAGGGGAGAAATTAAAGAATTAATTATAACTAATTATCTCCAATTTTAA
- a CDS encoding diphthine synthase, whose product MECRSGFMLYFIGLGLYDEKDISLKGIEALKKVDDIYAEFYTANLFGTTLSAVEDIISKEISVLTREEVEEFNIPLNAAMKKDVAFLAAGDPLIATTHTDMMIEAKKWNIETRVIHSSSILSAAPGLAGLQAYKFGKVTTIPFTEENYFPHSPYHAIKANKKLKAHTLVLLDIRADADRYMTVNQGLEYLLKVEKELGEEIVTEDSLAVALARAGSIKPLVRADTVKKLIMEDFGGPLHCLIIPGDLHFMEAEYLVKICGAPENLLDEL is encoded by the coding sequence ATGGAGTGTAGGAGTGGTTTTATGCTTTATTTTATTGGTTTGGGACTTTATGATGAAAAAGACATTTCTTTAAAGGGAATTGAAGCCCTTAAAAAAGTTGATGATATTTATGCCGAGTTTTACACTGCAAATTTATTTGGAACAACATTATCTGCTGTTGAAGATATAATAAGTAAAGAAATTAGCGTTTTAACCAGAGAAGAGGTAGAAGAATTTAACATACCTTTAAATGCAGCTATGAAAAAAGATGTTGCATTTTTAGCTGCAGGAGATCCTTTAATTGCAACAACGCATACGGATATGATGATAGAAGCTAAAAAATGGAATATTGAAACACGAGTTATCCATTCCTCTTCTATTTTATCAGCAGCTCCAGGTTTAGCTGGTCTTCAAGCTTACAAATTTGGAAAAGTAACTACAATACCTTTTACGGAGGAAAATTATTTTCCGCATTCCCCCTACCATGCCATAAAAGCAAATAAAAAATTAAAAGCCCATACACTGGTGCTTTTAGACATTCGCGCCGATGCAGATAGATATATGACTGTAAATCAGGGATTGGAATATCTTTTAAAGGTTGAAAAAGAGCTTGGTGAAGAAATAGTGACAGAAGACTCATTAGCTGTTGCGCTTGCACGTGCTGGCTCAATCAAACCATTGGTGCGTGCAGATACTGTAAAAAAGCTTATTATGGAAGATTTTGGCGGTCCGTTGCATTGTCTGATTATCCCTGGAGATTTACATTTTATGGAAGCAGAGTATCTAGTTAAAATCTGTGGAGCACCAGAAAACCTTCTTGACGAATTATAA
- a CDS encoding class I SAM-dependent methyltransferase family protein: MIGLKIPKDIANDVRKSLLKNSLINLDFKIEREKDYVIIPLLNEPKMDLFSEICQDKCEIIDTDFEMQKRSPRSLKEYLEGKIDPKKIEEIRGSFDIIGDIVILEIPEDLDEYKHLIGEAALKFTGRKAVFKKQSEIKGIIRTRDLEHIAGEDISETVHQEFGCKLMLDVKKVYFSPRLATERKRVADQVQDGEIIVDMFAGVAPFPVLIAKNHNVKIYAIDINNDAYEYIKRNMELNKVSDKIIPISGDVREVLGDKNIRADRIIMNLPGTAYEFLDSAIETVNEGGIVHYYEFSDDFQKPVERIKIAAYPRKIEVLGKRKVRSRSPGMWHMGIDARIF; encoded by the coding sequence ATGATTGGCCTAAAAATTCCAAAAGATATAGCAAATGATGTGCGTAAATCATTATTAAAAAATTCATTAATTAATCTTGATTTTAAAATAGAGCGTGAAAAGGATTATGTTATTATTCCACTTTTAAATGAGCCTAAAATGGATTTATTTAGTGAAATTTGTCAGGATAAATGTGAAATTATTGATACTGACTTTGAAATGCAAAAAAGAAGTCCAAGAAGTCTAAAGGAGTATCTGGAAGGTAAAATTGACCCTAAAAAAATTGAAGAAATCAGGGGATCCTTTGATATAATTGGGGATATTGTTATTTTAGAGATCCCTGAAGATTTAGATGAATATAAACACTTGATTGGAGAGGCTGCGCTTAAATTCACGGGAAGAAAGGCAGTTTTTAAAAAGCAAAGCGAAATAAAGGGAATTATAAGAACAAGAGACTTAGAACACATTGCAGGAGAAGATATATCAGAAACTGTTCACCAGGAATTTGGATGTAAATTGATGCTTGATGTTAAAAAAGTTTATTTTAGCCCTCGGCTTGCAACTGAGCGAAAAAGAGTAGCTGATCAAGTTCAAGATGGTGAAATAATAGTTGATATGTTTGCAGGGGTTGCTCCGTTTCCTGTGCTTATTGCAAAAAATCATAATGTTAAGATTTATGCAATTGACATAAATAATGATGCTTATGAATATATTAAACGAAATATGGAGCTTAATAAAGTTTCAGATAAAATAATTCCAATTTCAGGTGACGTAAGAGAAGTTTTAGGTGATAAAAATATTCGGGCAGATCGTATTATAATGAACTTACCTGGAACTGCCTATGAATTTTTAGATTCAGCTATAGAAACTGTCAACGAGGGAGGAATTGTTCATTACTATGAATTTTCAGATGATTTCCAAAAACCGGTTGAAAGAATTAAAATAGCAGCTTATCCTCGGAAAATTGAAGTTTTAGGTAAAAGAAAAGTAAGATCAAGAAGCCCGGGTATGTGGCATATGGGAATTGATGCAAGAATATTTTAA